The region TCGGGCACGGGCGGCTCCTTCGGCAGCATCCAGAACGGCGCCATGTGGGCGTCCGCCAACGGCGCGAAGGTCATCTCCGTCAGTTTCTCTGGGGTGGAGGAGCCGCTGGTGGACACCCTCGGCGCCACCATGCGCTCCCGCAACGTGGTGCTCGTGTGGTCCATGGACAACCGCGGCGTCGACACCGCCGCCACCTTCGACCACCCCAACATCACCGTGGTCAGCGGCACGGGCGTCAACGACGAACGCTGGTGCTCGGTCGTGAACCCCACTCTCTGCTCGAGCATCGGGGGCGGCGTCGACATCGCCGCGCCGGCCCACGGCATCCGCATGACCACGATCGGCGGCGAGTACGGCGTCAACGAGGGCGTGAGCTTCGCCGCGCCGCAGGTCGCCGCGGCCATGGGCCTCATCCGCAGCGTCGCTCCCTCGCTCCTCGCGGGCGAGGTCGAGCAGGTGCTCCTCGCGGCGGCGGACGACGTCGGCCCGCCCGGCGAGGACTCGTTCTCCGGGCGCGGGCGCCTGAACGTTCGGCGCGCCATGTGGAACGCCATCATCCGTCAGCACGCCAGTTCGATGCAGCTGGGGGACTTCAACCCGCAGGCCTTCAGCATGGACGAGGTCTACGAGTTCCTCCTGCGCCCGATGGACGTGACGGGGGACGCGCTGATTGACGAGAAGGACCCACAAGCCGTGCAGGGCTTCATGCGTCGCAACGAGTTCAAGGACCTCGTCGCCGACCGGCCCTAGGTCGGACGCTCAGCGACCCTGCAGGTCCGCCTCGCCCAGCAGCCGGTACTCCTTCCGCCGCAGGATCTGCCCCGCGAGCGTGAGGTCGTCCACGGCGAGGGCGATGGTGGGGGCGGTGCTGGAGCGCAGCATCAGCGGGTAGGCGAAGTGGATGCTCAGCTCGGCCGCGAGCAGGCACAGGCACATGCTCGAGAGGCTCTGGCGCGTGCCGATCTCAACCACGAGCACATCGCGCTGGCTGTAGGGCAGGTGCTCGTTGTGCAGCACCTCCTTGGCGAGGTCCTCGTTGTTGGTGATGATGCGGACAACGGCATGATCGCTGGCCTCGTGCACCGAGATCGCGCAGATCTGCGTGCCCGAGCCCTCGAAGGCCTTGACCAGGTCGTGCAGCTTGCCGACCTTGTTCGTGAGGAAGACACTGAACTGGGTCACCGTGGGCGGCGAGTACCCGTGGGCGGTCTCCAGCGGTGTGGCGGACTGGCTCATCGTCCTGATTCCGGGTTCCAAGTTCCAGCCTGGCGGCTCCGGGCGAGCGGCACGGCGCGCCCAAGCGCCAAACGAGCGTAGCGGGGGCGGCAAGGGTCCACAAGGCCACAATTGCAAGGGGGCCGGCTGAACCGGCCCTCTTTCATCAGCACTTTAGGGCTCTTAGACGCTGAAGCTGGACCCGCACCCGCAGGAGCTGGTCGCGTTGGGGTTGTTGAACACGAAGCCCCGGCCCATCACCTCGTCCTTGAAGTCGACCGTGACGCCGTTCAGGTACAGCAGGCTCTTGGGGTCCACGATCACCCGGATACCGTGCTGGGTGAACACCTCGTCGGTGTCCTTGCGGCTCTCGGTGAGGTCCAGCAGGTAGCTGAACCCGGAGCAGCCCCCGCCCTTCACACCGACCCGGAGGCACACCTTCTCGGCGTCCAGTTCCTGGTCCTTGATGATGTGGTGGATCTCCTTGGCCGCGGTCTCGCTCAGGATGACACCGGTCACGGCATCGGACTGCTGGGGCAGGGTGGTGGTTGTGGACATATCTCGGGCTCCTTCTATCCAACAGTACGCGGTCTGTCCGGGTCTGGATTCCCGGGATACCGCCCCTGTTTGGAGTCAGCTACGGTCTCAGTGGGCGTGCTCGGGCTGCTCAATGGGCAGGTTGTTCTTGGCCTTGTAGTCATTGATCGCGGCCCGGATGGCGTCCTCGGCCAGCACGGAGCAGTGGATCTTGACCGGGGGCAGGCTGAGCTCCTCGACGATCTGGGTGTTGCGGATCGCGAGGCCCTCGTCCAGGCTCTTGCCCTTGAGCCACTCGGTGGCGACGGAGGAGCTGGCGATGGCCGAGCCGCAGCCGAAGCACTTGAACTTGGCATCCTCGATCCTGCCGGTCTGCTCGTTGACCTTGATCTGGAGCTGCATGACGTCGCCGCACTCGGGCGCGCCGACGAGGCCGACGCCCACGTCCTTGCGGGCCTTCATCTCGGCCTGGGTTCCGAAGTTGCCCACGTTGCGGGGCTTCTCGTAGTGCTCGATGATCTTCTGGGAGTATGCCATTTCTGCCTTCCTCAGTGTTCCAGGAACACTGTTACTTCTTGCCCGGATCGTTCCTCGATGTCACGCTGGATATCTGTCACTGCCCGGGCCATGTCATAGCCGTCGAACGGCCCATTGGCATGATGAATGGCGGGAAGGATCCAGATCCCGAACGACAGCTCCAGCCGGTCTTCGAACAGCTGCAGGTGAAAACGGTCCAGCACATCGCGGCGGGACTTCCGGACCGCGTCCACGGCCTCAGCCACCTTCGTCTTGTCGGGCACGAAGCTCGGGGTCATGACGCCACCATCCTGCCTGCGTAATGCACCAACGCAACCGCTGTGGCCTTGCAATCTTCAATCTGCTCCACCGAAACCGTTCCCTCAGGCCCATAGTCCGACTGCACCCGCGCCATGTACACCTCGCGCAATCGTACGCGGAGGGTCTGTGCCGAGGTCTGGCTCACCGAGGCGTAACGCCTCAGCACGGCCACGACACCGTTGATAGTCGCACGGTGATCCCAGTTGCCCTGAGCGGGAAGGTCCGCCTGAGCCGGCGTGCACAGCATGATGGCGTGCGCCGCCTGGTAGCACGCGTAGTAGAACCGGCTCGCTGACGATCGCGCGCGCCCGTCACGGCGCAGGAGCTCCGCGTCCTCGCGCGTCATCTGCGCAAGCCGGAGCCAGTCCTTCGCCCTGGGGTGCTGGGTCCCCAACTCAGTGCACCCCCCACACAACCTTGGAGAGGTCGATCCCTTCCTTGTGCATGTCGTACAGCGGGCTCAGCTCGCGGAGCTTCTTGACCGACTCGATGATTCGCTCCGCGGCGTGGTCCACCTGCTCCTGCGTGGTCCACTTGCCCATGCTCAGCCGCAGCGAGGAGTGGGCGAGGTCGTCGCCCACGCCCAAGCCCTTGAGCACGTAGCTGGGCTCGAGGCTGGCGCTGGTGCACGCGGAGCCGCTGGAGCACGCGATCTCCTTGACCGCCATCATCAGGCTCTCGCCCTCGACGAAGCCGAAGGAGATGTTCGTGATGTGCGGGAGCCGCTTCTCGCGGTGGCCGTTGACGGCGCAGGTGTCCAGCGCGCTCGTCACCTTCTGCTCCAGCCGCTGCCGCAGGGCGAGCAGGCGGGTCGCGTCCTTGTCCATCTCCGCCAGCGCGATCTCCGCGGCCTTGCCGAAGCCGACGATCCCCGGCACGTTGAGCGTGCCCGAGCGGAAGCCGCGCTCCTGCCCGCCACCGTCCACCAGCGCCGTCAGCCGCACCCGCGGTTTGCGCCGCCGCACGTACAGCGCCCCCACGCCCTTGGGCCCGTACATCTTGTGGGCGCTCATGCTGAGCAGGTCGACGTTGTCCCTGTTCACGTCCACCGGCATCTTGCCGACCCACTGGGTGGCGTCGGTGTGGAAGATCACGCCCTTCTCGTGGCACAGGGCGCCGATGGCCGGCACCTCGTTGATCGTCCCGATCTCGTTGTTGGCCCACATGATGGTCACGAGGATGGTGTCCTCGCGCATCGCGCTCTTCACCATCTCCGCCGTGACGATGCCGTCTTTGCCCGGCTCCAGGAAGGTGACGTCGAACCCCTCCTTCTGCAGCCGCTTGCACGGGTCCAGCACCGCCTTGTGCTCGATGATGCAGGAGATGATGTGCCCGCGCGGCTGGCCGGAGCCGGCCGGGGCCTTCTCGTACATGTAGGCCGCGCCCTTGATGGCGATGTTGTTGGCCTCGGTGGAGCCGGAGGTGAACACGACCTCCTTTTCGTCGGCGCCGATGAGCTTTGCGACCTGCTCACGCGCCTTGTCCACCGCGGCCTCGGCCTCCCAGCCGAACCGATGGTTGCGGCTGCCGGGGTTCCCGAACACCTGGGTGAAGTAGGGGAGCATCGCCTCCACCACCCGAGGGTCGGTGGGGGTGGTGGCGGCGTGGTCAAGATAGATGGGAGCCTGAGCGGGGGCGGGGTTTGCCATAGCGGGAGGATTCTAGGCGCGGGCTGAGTTTTAGAATCGTTCTAGAACGCTGTTCACGCCTATTGCGATTTCGCGTGCTTTTGACGCCAGCCCGCTGTTTCCTTGGTCAGTCCGCATGCGCATGAAAAACGCCGCTCTCGGGCGGCGTCAGGGTCACCAGTTGAGGCAGGTGAATGCTACTGCAGCAGGTAGGAATCCTTGGGCTCGGTCGCCTTGAACGCGTCGATCCAAGAGAGGACGAGAAGCTTGATGGTCGTCATCGGGGGAACCTCCACGGGCGCAAAGACGCCGCATGAAAGCTGCCACAGGGATCGGCCCGCGGCCAATAAAGCGCGGGAGATTTTTGCGTGTTACCGGGCCTTGGCCGCGGCGTAGCGGATTGCCGCCTCCATCCCATCCACCATCCTGGGGAGGCAGAACTCGGTCTCGACAGTCGCCAGTGCCCCCGAACTGAGGCGGGCGCGGAGGGCGTCGTCGGTCAGGAGCTGGCGGAGGGCCTGGGTGAGGGCTTCAGCGTCGCCGTCCGGGTAGACCAGGCCGTTGTGGCCATGCCGGAGGGACTCGATCTCGGGGTTCTGCTGCTCCCGCTTGTCGCTGGTGATGACCGGCAGCGAGTAACCGAAGGCGTGCAGGATGCTCAGGCCGATGTTGGCGGGGTAGCAGAAGACCTGGCTGGAGAGGAACCAGGGGGCGAGGGAGTCCTCCTCGTAGATGGCCCCGAGGAAGCGGACACGGTCGGCGATGCCCAGGGTGTCCGCGAGGGCGCGAACCTCGTCCTGACCCTGGCCTTTGCCGATGAGGGCGACGCGCAGGCGCGGGAGGTCCGGCGCGAGCTTCGCGGCGGCGCGGAGGAGCAGGTCGAGGCGGTTCGCGGGGTCGAAGCGCGAGACGTAGAGGATGGTCTGAGTGCCCACGAGGTCGTTGGTCGCCTGGAATGCGGCGAGGCGCTGCGGGTTGTTCAGCCAGGCGTCGCGGGCGGCTCGGATGGGCGTCTGGTCGAGACTGTTGAGTGCGACGAAGACGCGCTCGGGGCTGGAGGCGCCCCCGGCGATGTAGGCGCTCGCGGCCGTGCGGTTGTAGAAGAGGAGGGCCGTGCCCATGTCGGCGATGCGGCGGCGGGTGTCGGCGCGCCAGCCCGTCTCGGTCTTGGAGTAGCCGTGCCCCCAGAGGATGGTGCCGACCCCGTTGCGGCGGGCGCGGATCAGGGCGGGCACGAGGCTGAGGAAACGCGAGCTCCACGAGAGGATGACGACGTCAGCCCGCTTGAGGGTGGCGTGCGAGTACTGCGCCTTGTGCCACAAAGCTACAGAGCCCGGCAGGCCAATCGGCGTGAAAGGGACCAGCGTGCCTTTGAACCCCTCGGGCTCAACGTTTGGGATCAGCGGGTCGTGGCCGTAGAGGAGGTGCAGGTCGATGCCCGGGCGGTGCGCAAGCTCGCGGTAGACCGGGACGCGGTAGCGCGCCAGGCTTGGCTGCTGGATGACGACATGGATCGGGCTGGGTATCGGCAAACGCCGGTGTCCTCGTTGCGGCGGTGAAGTGGGCGAACAGTAGAGAAGCGGAGGTTATCAACTGGCGAAACAGATGGGACGACAGGGGTCAGGTGGGACGACCTGCCCCATACGGATGGAGGTGGCGGCACGATCCTTCGGAGTTTGTGAAAGTCTCAGGGAGGCGCGAGGTAGAGGATGGCGTCATCGAACCGCTCGGCCCAGGCGCCCTCGTTGTGCTCCGCGCCGTCGGCGATGGTGAGCTTGTGCTCGATGCCTGCGCCCTTGAGGACGGCGCTCAGGCGCTGCGCCATGGCCACGAACTTCTCGGACGTGCCGCCCGCCATGGCCTCTCTGGTGCCCATGTCCAGCCACACGCGCGGGCCCTTGAAGGGGGACTGGGACTTCTCCAGCGCCGCGGTCAGCGATTCGTTGTCCCACTGGAGCGCGGGTGACATCGCGATGACGCCGCCGAAGACGCCGGGGTGACGGCGGGCCAGCTCGAGGGAGACGAGCGCGCCCAGGGAGGAGCCGCCGATGAAGGTGTGCTCGGGGCCGCCCTTCACGCGGTAGTTGGAGGCGATGAAGGGCATGACCTCCTCGAGCAGGAACTTCCCGTACACGTCGCCCTTGCCACCAGCGTTGCGCTGGGTGTCGGGGGCGAAGCTGTACTCGTCGGTGCGGGCCTTCCCGCCGTGATCGATCGCGACCACCACCATCGGGCGCACCTTGCCGGCGGTGATCAGCTGCGTGAGCGTCTCGTCGATGCGCCACTCCTTGCCGATCGTGCTGGTCGCCGCGTCGAAGCAGTTCTGGCCGTCGTGCATGTACAGCACGTCGAAGGTCGCCTGCGGGTCCTTGTAGTAGCTGGGCGGCAGCCACACGCGGAGCATCCGCGAGCCCTTGAGGTGCTCGGAGAGCAGCAGGTCCATGCTGAGGCGGCCGACGATGCTGCTGGGGCTGGCGCTGCCCTCGCCCCACCGCACAACGGTGGCCTCGAGGACCTTGGTGTCGTTCTTGATCGCGAAGGAGCGGTTGGGGCGGTCGGAGCCGTCGGCGTTCTTCTCGACCGTGGCCCAGCTGCCGCGGGTGAACTTGAAGTCGAGAGTCTGGCCGGGGTCGGCCTCGAACTCTCCGGTGAAGGTGGTGGTGGGGTTGGCGGGGTCGCGGAAGAGGCGGAGGCCATCGGCCTTCCATCCGCCGACGGTGGGCAGCGAGCCCGCGAGGTACACCGAATCCGACGGCGGCGTGTCCGCCGGTACCTTGAGCACTACCTGCACCGTGATCGCGTGGGCAAGGGTGGCGGACATCAGGGCAGCCAGCGCGGCCAGTGTGCGCGAGAGAGTGGTCGTCATGGCCAGATCGTACCGCGCACGAAAAAGCCCGCCTTGCGGCGGGCTTCTCGAAGGACGTGCAGAAGAGTCACTCAGCGACGGCGGCGGGCCAGCGCCAGGCCGCCCAGGCCCAGCAGCGCGATCGAGCCGGGGCTGGGGATGGTGTAGGCGAGGAACTGGCCGGAACTGGAGGGAACGCCCCAGTCGTTGGTGGCCATGTCGCTGCGGCTGAGGTGATCAACGCCGGGGTCGTTGCCGCCGCCGCTGCTCATCACGTCGAAGTAGAAGGTGCCGTCGCTGGTAAGGCCCAGCAGCGAGCGGGACAGGGTGACGACCTGCGTGGTGAGGCTGGAGCCGCTGATGCCGGGGCCGGCGTATGTCGCCGCCAGCAGCGTGTTGCCGCCGAAGCCGTCCATTTGCCGGAGCTCGCCGCCAAAGTTGCTGCCGCCGTCATCGGCCCAGGTGCCAACCCAGAAGTCGATGCCCTGGCCGTTCCAGCTGATGGGGCGACCCCAGCCGTTGCCCGCGTCGTTGGCGCCGCCCGCGCCGTTGATGGCGATCATGTACTTGCCCCAGGTGGGGTTGGACACATCGCCGCGGGTGGTGATCTCGAAGGTGATAGTGCTCGCGTCGTGGGTCACGAGCACGCTGGCGATGTCCAGGTGCGCGTGGTTGTTGTCGAAGATCTCGTTCTGAGTGTCGGTGTAGATGGCGCCCTGCGCCATACCAGCCGCCGCGAGCGCGACGGCAACAGTGATGCCTGCCAGCTTCATCTTGTCTCTCCCTGGGCTTTCGCCCAAATCGGTCTCTGACGCCAGCGCGGTCACGCGCAGGCGGTATCTCCTGATGCCGCACAGGGTACCAGCACGGCCGGATTCAGCAACAGGGGCGTCGGCAAAATGAGCCGGACGGAGGCCTGGAGTGGTGGCCGATAATGCACGCGATCCCCGATTCCGGGGTCAGCGTGGCTCCCGACGGCTGTGACGGTGCGGGCGGGTCTTCAACTCCTCCCGATCTTCGCTGGTTTACCGAGCCGCCGGCCAACGACAAGGGCCCGGAGGTTTGTACCTCCGGGCCCTATCTATTCACGAGAGCACGCGCTGTTGCTCAGCAGGGATTGCCGCCCAGCACGCGGAAGAACGCCTCGATGTCCTGATCCGTGCCGAAGTCGCCGTCGCCGTTGAAGTCGCTGCCCTGGCAGTAGCAGGTGTCGCAGCAGGTTCCGCCCAGGCACGCGAAGAATGCCTCGATGTCCTGGTCGGTGCCGCTGTCGCCGTCGCCGTTGTAGTCCTGCGGGCCGCACTGGTTGCCCGGGCACTCGGGGCCGACGGAGACCTTGTCCAGGGCGTCGGGGATGGGCTGGGCGATCCACAGCGTCTGCGTGGCGGCGTTGAACGCCATCTCGCAGGGGCTGCCCGAGAGCGGCGTCTCGTCGATGAACGAGCTGGCCGCGCCCGCGGCGCTCACGCGCCAGAGCTTGCCGCCGGTGTTGTTGTTGAGGCCCGCGGCATAGAGCATGCCGTCGTGCAGGGCCGCGGCCCGCACCGAGCCGCCCGTGGGGATGGTGGCGACGATGCTGTTGCTGCTGGTGTCGAACACCTGCACGCCGGGGTTGGTGATGTTGGTGCCGATGTAGACGAACTGCCCGGCGGGGTCGATGTTCATGGTGAGCGGGTAGGGGTTGCAGGGCACGGCCGTGACCTGCGCGCTGGCGGCGCCGTTGATGTTGACCACGGCGATCTTGGAGGCCGTGGGGCTGAAGTTCATGCCCGCTAGCACGGTGTAGAGCTTCGTGCCGTCGGGGCTGAACACGGCCCGCATGGGGAACTCGGGCGTGGCGAAGCCGGGGATGGTGCCGACCTCGACGTCGGTGATGATGGTGCGCGTGGCGGTGTTGATGAGGCGGATCTTGTCCTCGAAGCTCACGCACACCGCGAGGATGGAGCCGTCGGGGGAAAGCTCGATGCCGCTGATGTCGCTGTACGCGGCGTACTGGGCGTTGCCGGTTTGGCCCGCGAGCACGGTGCCGGCGATGCTGCTGGCGGCGCCGGCGATGTTGATGACGTAGATGGTGTCGGTCCCCGCGAGGGAGAGCACGTAGGCCTTGCTGCCGTCTGGGGAGATCTTCACCTTGCCGGGGCGGGTGGGCGTCGAGAGATGGGCCACCCGAGTGCGGCTGGCGATGTCAACGATGGAAACGGTGCCCGAGCCGTCGTCGGTGTTGCACACCACGGCGTACTGGCCGTTGGGCGTAACGGCGAGGTCGAGCACGCGGTCGCCCGTGTTGACGTAGCCCAGCGTGGCGTTGGTGTGGCCGTCGATGATGGTGACGTTGCGGCTGGAGAGGTTGCCCGCGACCACGACGCTGCCGTCGGCGGAGGTGGCGACGACGCGGGTGCTGTCACCCTCCGGCGGGGGGCCGCTGAGGGCGAAGCCCTCGAACGAGCTGGCCGCGCCGTTGATGTTGTAGACGTGGATGTCCTCGCGGAAGCGGTTGTTGAGGGCCACGGCCCGCAGCTGCGTGGGGCTGATGGCGGCGTCGGCGCACGCGGCGAAGGTGAGGTTCGCGACCGCCGACTGGCTGGCGATGCTGATCACACGCGAGGTGAAGTTGGACACGAAGATGTACTGGTTGTCGAAGGACAGCTCCAGGTCGCCCACGATGCCGGTGGAGACGGTGGCGGTGCGCACGCCGTCGCTGAGGCGGTGGAAGACAGTGTTATTCGAGATCGCGGCCACCGCGTACTGCTTGTCGGGCGTGATCTTGATGACCTGGCCCTCGAGGCTGTCGGTGAGACCCGACAGCACGGTGGCGGTGCCGTTCACGAGGTCAACCTTGGTGATCTTCCGCTCGTTGCCCTCGTGCCCGATCACGGCGGTCGTGCCGTCCGGGTGAATGTCGATGGAGCGGCCGCCGGGGGCCGTGGGAATGTTCATCACCATCGCGCCGTCGCTGACGTTGAAGGCCACCACGCGACCGGGGGCGATGTTGTCGGGGACCACGATGCGGGTGCCGTCGGGCGTGAGGGCCCACTTGCTCCACAGGCCCGAACTGATGCCCACCTCGGGCGTGGCGAAGGCGCCGATCGCGCCCATCGACGTGCCGGGGAAGGAGCGAACTTCGCTGAGCGTGCTCAGGCTGACCACCGAGAACGTCGCGTTCACGGCGTCGTTGGTGACCGACACCACGGCGAACTGGCTGTCGGGTGTGATGGCGACGCGGAAGGGCTGCGTGCCGGTGATGGGCACGTTGCCCAGCAGCGTGTGCGTGGGGATGTGCACCACGGACACGGAGTTGCTGAAGACGTTGCTGCACACGGCGTACTGGCCGTTGGGCGAGACCGCGACGTGGTTGGGGAAGAACTCCACCTCGACCGAGTGCGTCACCGTGCGGGTGTTGACGTTTAAGAACGTCATGAGGCCGTTGGCGACCCCCGTGCCCTGGTTGACGATCACGGCGGTGGTGCCGTCGGGCGTGAAGGCGACGTCACGGGGGATGTCGCCGTCGGGCACGCCATTGACGTCGACGAACTCGGCGAGCAAGCGAGACGCGTAGGGCGCGGGCAGCGGCAGCGGGCGCGGGGCGTCCCAGATCTCGGTGCAGTGCGCGGGCGCGCCCTCGGTGTTCACGGTTTCAACGGGCTGCGCGAAGGCCATCCCCGCGCTCATCACAAGCACCGCAGCAACAGATCGTGCCAGCATGATCGTCCTTTCGTTCGAGCGGGGCGCACCGCCGCCGCTGATCCAGAGTCTTCGAACCGTTCCGACGCACGGCCCCGGCCCGCTACGGCCAGCCGCGGCGGCCAACCACTTCTCGAGCGGTCTCAGCAGGGGCTGCCGCCCAGCACGCGGAAGAAGGCCTCGATGTCCTGGTCGGTGCCGATGTCGCCGTCGCCGTTGAAGTCGGCCCCGCCGCAGAAGCAGGTGTCGCAGCAGGTCCCGCCCAGGCAGGCGAAGAAGGCCTCGATGTCCTGGTCGGTGCCCGAGTCGCCGTCGCCGTTGAAGTCCTGGGAGCCGCACTCCGGCGGACAGCCGCCCCCACCGACCACGACCCGCAGAATGGGCGTGTTCGGGGCGGTCAGGTTGATGACGTTCGGGAAGTTGGGGTTGCTGGTGGGCACCACGCGCACGCCGACGTGCGTGGCCCCGCCGCTGATCAGCGCCTGGACGGCTGGCGTGGCGTCGATGTTGACGTCGACGAAGGTCTGGGTCGGCGGGTGGTACGTGGCCGTGCCGACGACCGTCGCGGGAATATTGAAGTCGCTGAGGGTGACGGTGCCGTCAGCGCCGTAGACCTCGACGTTGAAGTTGCGCGGCCCGTTGTCCTGCGCATTGTTTACCACGATGCGGAACAGGATGTTGGCGCTGGCAAGGGTCTGGCCCGCGAGGGCGGTGGTGTCGAACTCGAGCATGGCGCGGTCCTCGGCTGAGCCGGTGCGCCGGATGAGGGTGTTGAACCCGCCGGTGGTGGTCAGGAGCTCGGGCGACCCGCCCAGCGGGCTGTCGCGCCCGCTGCCGATGGAGACGGGCGAGAGGTCCTGCGCGAGCGCTGGGAAGGTGACGCCGGCGAGAACGAGGAACGGAATGAGCTTGGACTGCATGAGGGTCTCCTGGTGACTCGAACTGACATCCCCACCCCCCGCTACAACGAGCCGAGATTACCGGATGCGAAGGCCGCGCCAAGGGTCACTTGGCAGAAAGCCTGTGGCGGATCAGTGCTCAGCAGGCGTTGCCGCCCAGCACGCGGAAGAAGGCCTCGATGTCCTGATCGGTGCCGGTGTCACCGTCGCCGTTGAAGTCGGCCCCGCCGCAGAAGCAGGTGTCGCAGCAGGTCCCGCCGAGGCACGCGAAGAACGCCTCGATGTCCTGGTCGGTGCCGCTGTCGCCATCGCCGTTGTAGTCCTGCGGCCCGCAGCCATCCGGGCAGCCGCCCGCGGGAGTAACGGTGAGACGCAGGGCGAGCATGCCCTGCGCGTACCAGGAATCAGTCTGCGTATAGCTCGAGACGCCAATGGCCTGCGTGCCCGCGGCACTGGCCGATTCAACATGGCCGGTGGTGGAGACACCGTTGCCGGTGTGGCGGATCGTGATCAACAGGCTACCGCCGGTGTAGAAGTAGGGGGTGGTGAAGGTGATGTCGGTGCCCCAGGGGTTCGGGGTTGGCGCGGGCGAGCCACCGGGGAACGCGCCGGGCGCGAGGGTCAGTGAGCCCGAGCGGACCATGACCGCGCCGGCTCCGATGTTGTTCGTGTACGTGCTGCTCATCTGACCGGCGATTGCATCGCTGGGGCTGAGGGTCATATCCCAGTTCGCGAAGGTCAGCTGAGTGGTGGGCCAGCTCGGGAACGGGAAACTCGGGAGCGTCGCCGGCGGGCGACGGAAGGCGAGCGCCGTGATATTGACGTTGGTGGGCATGCCCGCGGCCTGCAGCGCCGCCTCGTTCATCAGAATCTGATAGCTGCGGGCGTCACGGTGGAACACCGTGCTGAACCCCCCCGAGGTTCCGCTCGCTTCGATGCCCGCGGGCATCGAGACGGTCTGGGCCGAAGCCGCGGCCGCGAGGGTCAGGGACGACAGCACGCCGACGCACATCCGGTTCCGCATGGTGGCACTCCAGGTTGGCTGAGGCTCCAGAATACTGGTGTGGTGTGCTCGTGCAAGCACATCCAGCCCCAACTCGCGGAATCGAAAGCGGAGGCATCGCGGGGCATTTCAGGATGTCACACGCGACGAAAGGTCCGGGCGAGCCACGCTCAAGCGGCCTGAGATCATGGCCCCTTCGGGGCGGGCGTTTCAGCGCCTGTTGCACCATCGGTCGTGGGCGGTGGCGGGGAGGGTGCTCCAGTATCGCCGGTGGTCCCGGTTCGGCCGGTCCCCGCGCCAGAACCGCTGCCGCTGCCCGTACCTGTGCCGCCTCCAGGGCCAGGCCCGCCAACCTCGCCGTCGAGGTCGGTGTCGTCCTGGGTGCCCACCACGCCGTCCTTCCCGGGGAGGATGACGACGAAGGTGGTGGGGGAGTTGACGCGGTAGCCCAGGGTGTTGCCGCGCCGGTCGGTGATGGTGGTGCCCGGGTACTTAGTGGTGAGCTCGTTCAGGTCGGCAGGGAGGCGGCCATTGGCCTGGTAGAACTGCTGCACGTTCGTGTGCACCTCGATGGCGCCACGGTACTCCTTGACCAGCGTGAAGATCCCAACACCGATGCCGCCGAAGAAGATCATCACGGCGAGCAGGATGGCGGTGCCGATCAGGCCCAGGACCAGGCCGGCGATGGCGAGGCCGCGGGGTTCCTTGCGGAGGGCCGCTGCGGAGAGGATCAGCCCCCAGCGGGCAGAGGATGAGCACGCCAAAGCACCCGCCCAGGAATCCCACGAGCGAGACAACAAACCCGGCGATGCCGAGGCCGTTGGTTTCGGGCTTCTGGTACGCGTACGGATCGCCTGGGTAGCTGG is a window of Phycisphaerales bacterium DNA encoding:
- a CDS encoding YncE family protein; protein product: MLARSVAAVLVMSAGMAFAQPVETVNTEGAPAHCTEIWDAPRPLPLPAPYASRLLAEFVDVNGVPDGDIPRDVAFTPDGTTAVIVNQGTGVANGLMTFLNVNTRTVTHSVEVEFFPNHVAVSPNGQYAVCSNVFSNSVSVVHIPTHTLLGNVPITGTQPFRVAITPDSQFAVVSVTNDAVNATFSVVSLSTLSEVRSFPGTSMGAIGAFATPEVGISSGLWSKWALTPDGTRIVVPDNIAPGRVVAFNVSDGAMVMNIPTAPGGRSIDIHPDGTTAVIGHEGNERKITKVDLVNGTATVLSGLTDSLEGQVIKITPDKQYAVAAISNNTVFHRLSDGVRTATVSTGIVGDLELSFDNQYIFVSNFTSRVISIASQSAVANLTFAACADAAISPTQLRAVALNNRFREDIHVYNINGAASSFEGFALSGPPPEGDSTRVVATSADGSVVVAGNLSSRNVTIIDGHTNATLGYVNTGDRVLDLAVTPNGQYAVVCNTDDGSGTVSIVDIASRTRVAHLSTPTRPGKVKISPDGSKAYVLSLAGTDTIYVINIAGAASSIAGTVLAGQTGNAQYAAYSDISGIELSPDGSILAVCVSFEDKIRLINTATRTIITDVEVGTIPGFATPEFPMRAVFSPDGTKLYTVLAGMNFSPTASKIAVVNINGAASAQVTAVPCNPYPLTMNIDPAGQFVYIGTNITNPGVQVFDTSSNSIVATIPTGGSVRAAALHDGMLYAAGLNNNTGGKLWRVSAAGAASSFIDETPLSGSPCEMAFNAATQTLWIAQPIPDALDKVSVGPECPGNQCGPQDYNGDGDSGTDQDIEAFFACLGGTCCDTCYCQGSDFNGDGDFGTDQDIEAFFRVLGGNPC